A DNA window from Gigantopelta aegis isolate Gae_Host chromosome 4, Gae_host_genome, whole genome shotgun sequence contains the following coding sequences:
- the LOC121372022 gene encoding uncharacterized protein LOC121372022: MACHPVGGVWAENTLERATRMGQEVLQRTASRQVCWPSEKEQGKNPIQDPLVYTTLDEAFASVLQYMSATTRQCKRFYKTSSQCKSQYDDLHCRRFHNAENVFKNKGNPLQRSEDVHIVVNPGTYAVSSGIWGTGQQQTHVVHVKDGNSVNVDFVL; the protein is encoded by the exons CATCCAGTTGGTGGTGTGTGGGCAGAGAACACACTGGAGCGCGCCACACGGATGGGTCAGGAGGTGCTCCAGAGAACGGCATCACGTCAGGTCTGTTGGCCCAGTGAGAAGGAGCAGGGCAAGAATCCTATTCAG GACCCTCTGGTGTATACGACGCTAGATGAAGCATTTGCATCAGTGTTGCAGTATATGTCGGCCACAACACGACAGTGCAAG aggTTTTACAAAACGTCTTCCCAGTGCAAGTCTCAGTATGACGATCTTCACTGCAGGAGATTTCACAATGCAGAAAATGTGTTCAAGAACAAGGGAAACCCT ttGCAGAGATCTGAAGACGTTCACATTGTAGTTAACCCAGGAACCTATGCCGTCAGCTCTGGAATCTGGGGAACAGGACAACAGCAGACACATGTTGTTCACGTCAAGGATGGCAACTCTGTGAACGTTGATTTTGTTCTTTGA